In Macadamia integrifolia cultivar HAES 741 chromosome 13, SCU_Mint_v3, whole genome shotgun sequence, one DNA window encodes the following:
- the LOC122059276 gene encoding ubiquitin-conjugating enzyme E2 28-like, which yields MASKRIIKELKDLQRDPPTSCSAGPVADDMFHWQATIIGPNDSPYSGGVFLVTIHFPPDYPFKPPKVAFRTKVFHPNINSNGNICLDILKEQWSPALTISKVLLSVCSLLTDPNPDDPLVPEIAHMCKTDKVKYESTARGWTQKYAMG from the exons ATGGCCTCCAAGAGAATTATTAAGGAGCTGAAGGACTTGCAGAGAGACCCACCAACTTCATGCAGCGCAG GTCCAGTGGCCGATGATATGTTCCATTGGCAAGCAACCATCATTGGTCCAAATGATAGCCCTTACTCTGGGGGTGTTTTCCTTGTAACCATCCACTTCCCACCTGACTATCCTTTCAAGCCTCCCAAG GTTGCGTTCAGGACCAAAGTCTTCCACCCAAATATAAACAGTAACGGGAACATTTGTTTGGATATACTCAAGGAACAATGGAGTCCTGCTCTCACCATTTCAAAG GTTTTGCTTTCCGTTTGTTCTCTGCTCACGGACCCAAACCCTGATGACCCTCTGGTTCCTGAGATTGCTCATATGTGCAAGACAGACAAAGTCAAGTACGAGTCCACAGCTCGCGGCTGGACCCAGAAGTACGCCATGGGTTGA